CAGTTATCACCAAAGTTTGAGAGCTATGTATACCTACTTTACTCCGCATTTTCAAGTGTTAGTATGCCTTCCACTTGGCATTTAATTCAGTGGTTAATTTACCTCTTTACCTGGTTCCCTGAGGCATTTACCTTCCTGGTCATTTCATAAACGTATAtgaattatattattatacagTTACATGCTCATCAATAATAagttaataatttattgtacaACCACTCATGCAACAAATGACATAATTCACATTCATTATAAAGGGATATTTAACTATCTAGAAGAGGATATTCTTCCTTTTGTCTTGAGCACAATATCCTCACAGTAGAAACTTTTATGAAAACTTTACCATAAACCATCTTCCATAATCTGTCAATGAGTTCTTCACATTGTGTTTTCCAACAGTACTCCTTACTATAATGTTCTTTCAGCATTTTGTTTTCTCGAAGGACCACTCTATGTCTATCACGAACACCAGCAACACGTTCAGCCCAGTCACAAGGATCTTCTGAATCAACTACACTGTATGATCCAAGTGGAATGTCCTCTATTGCTCTTGCAAATCCTGAGTCACTCCCAACAAGGATGGGTAAGCCAGCTGACAGGGCTTCAAGGGCAACAAGGCCAAATCCTTCTGATTTTGAAGGCATGATGACCATGTCCACTTCATGAAAGAGATCCTTCATTTTTTCTCTGCTCTTCACAAACTCTCTCACCCTCAGCTGTTTCTTATAAATTCCGCAATTGAGCAGCCTTTCCTTGACCTCATCTTGCTTTCCTTCAGGTGAACCCACAAAAAGCAAAGAGTAATGTTTTCCCTTCAGTCGCTGATCAGCAAAGGCTTCAACAGCAATGTTGTACCCTTTAACTTCAAAATCCTCCTCATCACCACGCCCACACAACAACACAATGAAATCATCCTTCTCATCTTTGGGGTTCTGCTTTGCAGCCAGATGTCCAAACTCCCGCTCAAAAAGACCTGGAATGAGCTCAAAAAAGTCCTCATCTTTTTTACTTTGCTGCAAATAACCATGATAAGCTTTCCTAAGCTTTGGTCCCACTGGAATAACAAGGTCAGCACACTTGCAAAGATCAACCTCATCCCAGAGCTTTTTTTCACCTTTTGAAATTGGATTACTATAGTCCTTATATTTGCTTAGGTCTTCTGGTGCAGTATGGACCACATGTACCCACTTGCAATTTTGGAATTGTGCATGTCTTTTAATAAGTTGTACTTGACAACCAAGTTTCACACCATGCCCAACAATAACGTCTATTTCGTGATCTTGAGGTGGGTTGCTCAACCAGACAAGAGGATCAAGACCGACGCATTTATTTGCGTCAAGAATACTGATGCCAAAACTTCTAGCCTCCCTTTTGTCTCCATCATCACAGGCACCCTCTGGGACCAACAGTGAAACTCttacattttttatttgtgCCAGATGAATTGCAAGCTCCCTATTTAGTGTCGACAAACCACCAGCTGATGACTTCCATTCACTTGCTAGCAgagtaatgtttaatatttgccCCGTGGAAATCTGCACTGAACTTAATTGTTGACATACTTCATCTTGTGACATGATTTCAAAGCCAATGAGAACAAACCTGCAACAATAATGTGAAATTTCCTATAAAGTCATTCATGGATGACCTTGATTGGCTCTGATCAATTGGCAGAATTAGCATGTACAATCCAAACTAAAATTTCCCTTTAATTGCATCAATTCCAAAAAAATGTTATGTTTCGCTTTGGTAATGCTACACATTATACATGGAATGAGAGAAACGGATTAATACAATGGATTTTCAGTGCATTTTTTCTACATGAAGTTAGACCGTGCAAAGATGAAATTGGCACTCGTACGCAGAATAATGCTTAACGACCATTTATTCCGCAAAAAGTCAGTAATTTAATTCCTCAATTTCATCAGAGACGCGAAAATATATAAATCTCTGAATTTGTGCGTGCATTACCATGACAAGAGAATTCAAACAACGCCGGAAGTTATTCAAGAGAGACTATTACCAAAGAAACTTACCTCAGACAGAATCAAAGTTGATCAACATAATCTGTAGGTAGCTTGAAGGGTCTCGGCTACTTTTCCACCAAATGTCAAGGGAAAAGCAATCAAATTTCTACTGGAAAGTAAAGACGCTTCCAGGGCCAGTGATGCATGAGAAAAAGGCTAAGATGCGATGTTCTCTGACGTATCAAATGGAAATTAATCGAGAGAGAGACTGGGACTGGTTTATTATTAAATCACATCGCAGTAAAATACTGAATTGCGTAATTATTTACAAGCTACAAAactaatacaaatataaatataaatgtaaatat
The nucleotide sequence above comes from Acropora muricata isolate sample 2 chromosome 12, ASM3666990v1, whole genome shotgun sequence. Encoded proteins:
- the LOC136891963 gene encoding D-inositol 3-phosphate glycosyltransferase-like isoform X1 encodes the protein MSQDEVCQQLSSVQISTGQILNITLLASEWKSSAGGLSTLNRELAIHLAQIKNVRVSLLVPEGACDDGDKREARSFGISILDANKCVGLDPLVWLSNPPQDHEIDVIVGHGVKLGCQVQLIKRHAQFQNCKWVHVVHTAPEDLSKYKDYSNPISKGEKKLWDEVDLCKCADLVIPVGPKLRKAYHGYLQQSKKDEDFFELIPGLFEREFGHLAAKQNPKDEKDDFIVLLCGRGDEEDFEVKGYNIAVEAFADQRLKGKHYSLLFVGSPEGKQDEVKERLLNCGIYKKQLRVREFVKSREKMKDLFHEVDMVIMPSKSEGFGLVALEALSAGLPILVGSDSGFARAIEDIPLGSYSVVDSEDPCDWAERVAGVRDRHRVVLRENKMLKEHYSKEYCWKTQCEELIDRLWKMVYGTSSAQVIAADDLVDQCPGAVSESVCEPDTTKQQHIEKGKSNSTLRKVQRKCYFGRGNIKNVRR